The following proteins are co-located in the Solanum pennellii chromosome 1, SPENNV200 genome:
- the LOC107016208 gene encoding uncharacterized protein LOC107016208 isoform X1, producing the protein MKEKEKMLLLHELVVMLTMVLILLVNGVKGHRILVDTDMDTDDFFALFYLLKLNTSQIDLKAITISTNGWTDAGHAVNQVYDMLYMMGRDDIVVGVGGEGGILPNGTILPDVGGYLPIIDQGNATAGYCRFRQAIPVGPGGRLDIDSNFGFRKSFLPQGKRHYSPLRQPTAQQVMINTISSGPTVVFLIASHTNFALFLLSNPHLKKNVEHIYIMGGGVRSRNPTGCCPQNVSSSCQPQQCGEVGNLFTDYTSNPYAEFNFFMDPFAAYQVIHSGIPVTLVPLDATNTIPVTEKFIETFEKNQHTYEAQYCFKSLKMARDTWFDDQFNTSYFMWDSFMSGVAASIMQKQHNQHGENEFAEMEYINITIVTSNKPYGISDGSNPIFDGHITPKFSVARNEVHSGHVQTKLRDPFCIEKNRRGRCQDGYTKEVFGPGGVPILVAIRAKPNRNANSELDREFFVSFLDVINRRENAGRFNFSTQFPYYKKVLYKPDFRGKHLGKNVVFDMDMSAGDFLALFYLLKLPIEEINLKAIIVSPTGWANAATIDSVYDLLHMMGRDDIPVGLGDVFAMNQSDPIFYAVGDCKYNKVIPQGCGGFLDSDTLYGLSRSLPRSPRRYTAENSMKYGALRDTDHPELRQPLALEVWESAVKLLRPGSKITILTNGPLTNIAKIVLTGENTTKAIQDIIIVGGHMNHDNIENGNVINVPSNRFAELNMFLDPLAAQTVLSSDLNITLIPLGIQQKVSAFPEILEMLNLTKRTPEAIFARRLLSRLHHLKKRHPKYKHMDTFLGEILGAVVLAGDHSVLESTFGVKNIKVSASGCESEDGQILIDEKQGKSVRVLENVDPLAYYNAFANRLGDVKQSAIVGSFDKQRRIWNTPFNRKKTTP; encoded by the exons ATGAAGGAGAAAGAGAAGATGTTGCTGCTACATGAACTTGTTGTAATGCTAACAATGGTGTTAATATTGTTGGTAAATGGAGTAAAGGGTCATCGAATTCTTGTCGATACAGATATGGATACCGATGATTTCTTTGCTCTTTTCTACCTTTTGAAACTTAACACATCACAAATAGACTTAAAG GCAATAACTATTAGCACAAATGGATGGACTGATGCAGGACATGCTGTAAATCAAGTGTATGATATGCTTTACATGATGGGACGTGACGATATTGTTGTTGGTGTGGGAGGTGAAGGTGGAATACTTCCTAATGGTACCATTCTGCCTGATGTTGGTGGATATCTCCCTATAATTGATCAG GGAAATGCTACAGCTGGTTATTGTAGATTCAGACAGGCTATTCCTGTAGGTCCTGGAGGACGTTTGGATATCGACTCTAATTTTGGATTCAGAAAGAGCTTCCTCCCACAG GGGAAGAGACATTATTCACCTCTTCGACAGCCAACGGCGCAGCAAGTAATGATCAACACGATTTCATCTGGGCCTACAGTGGTTTTTCTCATCGCGTCACATACAAATTTTGCGCTATTTCTCCTAAGTAATCcacatttaaagaaaaatgttgagcacatttacataatggGAGGTGGAGTAAGGTCAAGGAATCCTACAGGTTGCTGTCCTCAGAATGTCAGCTCCTCTTGCCAACCGCAGCAATGTGGTGAAGTTGGCAATTTATTCACAGATTACACAAGCAACCCTTATGCAGAATTCAATTTCTTTATGGATCCTTTTGCTGCTTATCAG GTAATTCATTCCGGCATTCCAGTAACTCTTGTCCCATTGGATGCCACAAACACCATTCCGGTGACTGAAAAGTTTATTGAAACTTTTGAGAAGAATCAGCATACTTACGAGGCACAATACTGTTTCAAGTCATTGAAAATGGCCCGTGATACTTGGTTTGATGACCAATTCAACACG AGTTATTTTATGTGGGACTCCTTTATGTCTGGTGTAGCTGCTTCAATCATGCAGAAACAACACAACCAGCACGGAGAAAATGAATTTGCAGAAATGGAGTATATCAATATCACTATAGTTACTTCAAACAAGCCATATGGGATCTCTGATGGATCAAATCCTATTTTTGATGGTCATATAACTCCAAAGTTCAGCGTAGCACGAAATGAAGTTCACAGTGGTCATGTTCAGACTAAGCTTCGCGATCCATTCTGCATAGAAAAGAACAGGAGAGGCAGATGTCAG GATGGTTATACAAAAGAAGTTTTTGGTCCAGGAGGAGTGCCTATTCTTGTTGCTATAAGAGCAAAACCCAATCGAAATGCTAATAGTGAACTGGACAGAGAGTTTTTCGTTAGCTTTCTGGAT GTTATAAACAGAAGAGAAAACGCTGGACGATTTAACTTTTCTACGCAATTTCCTTATTACAAAAAAGTACTTTACAAACCAGATTTCAGAGGCAAACATCTTGGAAAGAATGTTGTGTTTGATATGGATATGAGCGCTGGAGATTTTCTAGCTCTCTTTTACCTCCTTAAGTTACCAATAGAAGAAATTAATCTGAAG GCTATAATTGTGAGTCCAACTGGCTGGGCGAATGCTGCAACCATTGATTCTGTGTATGATTTGCTTCATATGATGGGTCGTGATGACATTCCCGTGGGCCTTGGAGATGTTTTTGCAATGAACCAGTCTGATCCTATTTTCTATGCAGTTGGTGACTGCAAGTACAACAAGGTTATCCCACAAGGTTGTGGTGGATTCCTCGACTCCGACACTCTTTATGGTTTATCTCGTTCTTTGCCACGAAGTCCTCGCAG ATATACAGCTGAAAATTCTATGAAATATGGAGCTCTACGAGACACTGATCATCCCGAACTCAGACAACCTCTAGCACTAGAAGTATGGGAGTCAGCAGTGAAATTACTCAGACCAGGATCTAAGATTACCATTTTAACAAATGGTCCATTGACTAATATAGCAAAGATCGTTCTTACAGGCGAGAATACGACCAAAGCTATCCAG GATATAATAATTGTTGGAGGACACATGAATCATGACAACATTGAGAATGGAAACGTGATCAACGTTCCTTCTAATAGATTCGCGGAACTGAATATGTTTCTTGACCCTCTAGCTGCACAAACCGTTTTGAGTTCAGATCTTAATATCACTCTCATTCCACTTGGCATTCAGCAGAAAGTCAGTGCATTTCCTGAAATTCTCGAAATGCTTAACCTGACTAAAAGGACACCTGAAGCAATCTTCGCAAGGCGTTTGCTCTCAAGGCTACACCACTTGAAAAAGAGACATCCTAAATACAAACATATG GATACATTTCTCGGAGAAATCCTTGGAGCAGTAGTTTTGGCTGGTGATCATTCTGTACTAGAATCAACATTTGGTGTCAAGAACATAAAAGTATCTGCCTCAGGGTGTGAATCTGAAGATGGACAGATACTTATCGACGAAAAGCAAGGCAAATCAGTGAGAGTATTGGAGAATGTTGATCCATTAGCTTATTATAACGCGTTTGCAAATCGACTAGGTGATGTAAAACAGTCTGCTATAGTTGGAAGCTTTGATAAGCAGAGAAGAATTTGGAATACACCATTCAATAGAAAGAAAACTACCCCTTAA
- the LOC107016208 gene encoding uncharacterized protein LOC107016208 isoform X2 encodes MKEKEKMLLLHELVVMLTMVLILLVNGVKGHRILVDTDMDTDDFFALFYLLKLNTSQIDLKAITISTNGWTDAGHAVNQVYDMLYMMGRDDIVVGVGGEGGILPNGTILPDVGGYLPIIDQGNATAGYCRFRQAIPVGPGGRLDIDSNFGFRKSFLPQGKRHYSPLRQPTAQQVMINTISSGPTVVFLIASHTNFALFLLSNPHLKKNVEHIYIMGGGVRSRNPTGCCPQNVSSSCQPQQCGEVGNLFTDYTSNPYAEFNFFMDPFAAYQVIHSGIPVTLVPLDATNTIPVTEKFIETFEKNQHTYEAQYCFKSLKMARDTWFDDQFNTIYFVLLNAELFYVGLLYVWCSCFNHAETTQPARRK; translated from the exons ATGAAGGAGAAAGAGAAGATGTTGCTGCTACATGAACTTGTTGTAATGCTAACAATGGTGTTAATATTGTTGGTAAATGGAGTAAAGGGTCATCGAATTCTTGTCGATACAGATATGGATACCGATGATTTCTTTGCTCTTTTCTACCTTTTGAAACTTAACACATCACAAATAGACTTAAAG GCAATAACTATTAGCACAAATGGATGGACTGATGCAGGACATGCTGTAAATCAAGTGTATGATATGCTTTACATGATGGGACGTGACGATATTGTTGTTGGTGTGGGAGGTGAAGGTGGAATACTTCCTAATGGTACCATTCTGCCTGATGTTGGTGGATATCTCCCTATAATTGATCAG GGAAATGCTACAGCTGGTTATTGTAGATTCAGACAGGCTATTCCTGTAGGTCCTGGAGGACGTTTGGATATCGACTCTAATTTTGGATTCAGAAAGAGCTTCCTCCCACAG GGGAAGAGACATTATTCACCTCTTCGACAGCCAACGGCGCAGCAAGTAATGATCAACACGATTTCATCTGGGCCTACAGTGGTTTTTCTCATCGCGTCACATACAAATTTTGCGCTATTTCTCCTAAGTAATCcacatttaaagaaaaatgttgagcacatttacataatggGAGGTGGAGTAAGGTCAAGGAATCCTACAGGTTGCTGTCCTCAGAATGTCAGCTCCTCTTGCCAACCGCAGCAATGTGGTGAAGTTGGCAATTTATTCACAGATTACACAAGCAACCCTTATGCAGAATTCAATTTCTTTATGGATCCTTTTGCTGCTTATCAG GTAATTCATTCCGGCATTCCAGTAACTCTTGTCCCATTGGATGCCACAAACACCATTCCGGTGACTGAAAAGTTTATTGAAACTTTTGAGAAGAATCAGCATACTTACGAGGCACAATACTGTTTCAAGTCATTGAAAATGGCCCGTGATACTTGGTTTGATGACCAATTCAACACG ATTTATTTTGTGTTGCTAAACGCAGAGTTATTTTATGTGGGACTCCTTTATGTCTGGTGTAGCTGCTTCAATCATGCAGAAACAACACAACCAGCACGGAGAAAATGA